GTTATTTCTTTCAGAGCCAAGTCTCTGATTGGCCGCCCACACCTAAAACATctcccccaaaccgaacatatttgtcGACTTTCGCCGTATGGGGCTaaagtgaaaggtctttgggagtaaagcacgaatctgctaCCAACTTTTGGGATAAAGTATCTACGGGGCCGCCCGTATTAAAAAATCTGGCAATGTTGGgctaaaaaaaggttttttagaAGAGAGCATGAATGAATAGGCCCAAGtctctgagtggccgccccacacCCTAAACATctcccccaaaccgaacatatttgtcgactattgcaatatggggctaaagtgaaaggtctttgggagtaaagcacgaatctgataccaactTTCGGAGAAAAGTATCTacggggccgccccaccccgcTAACACTCCcaaattagaaatatttaacaatcaggcaatgtggggctttaaaaagttttttttagagGAGGGCACGAATcagatttttttcagggccattgCTCTGAGTGGCCTCCTCTTATCCTAAACTTCTCCCTCAAACGGGACATATTTTGCCGAGTaccacaatatggggctaaaaaagttatttgggagtagagctcgaatgtgatatcaacattcaggaCCATGTGTCAGGTCCAAGAGTGTGGGgctaaaaaaaaggtttttagaGGAGAGCACGAATCTCTTCTTTTTCATGGGTAGGTCTCTGTGTGACCGCCTCGCTCCCTAAACTtctaccccaaaccggacatatttgccgagtAGAGCTCGAAACTGATATCACCATTCGGGAACAAGAGTCTAGGGGCCGCAATACCCCCATTACACACCAAACAGTACGTATTTcctgaccttggcaatatggaactcaaaacgtatttgagagtaaagcagaatgctgatatttttccaggCACAAACgactatggaggccaccgtagcgcagaagctACCATCTTGGCCTAGAGAGAACAGAAAaataatttcagcggtggttatcgccttctcctaatgctggcgacatttgtgaggaactacggcatttgaaaaaatggtatggcagacatgttaaaacttctccccaaagaggtgtcgcacttcggcacgctgttcggactcggttatagaaaaagaggctccttatcattgagcttaaacttaaatccgacagcactcattgatatgtgagaagttagcccctgttccttaatggaacgtgCATGGGCTGAGTGTCCGTGATTgcctttgcagctactccgtatgaagcatttcgcatcctgtggacgcgcccggtagctcacagctaagcttctcgtagaAGAAAtaacacacagatcggaccacaatgttccagcttgtgtggtgctcacagctataccgTGCGGGGACAAATGGagctatttgagagtagtgTACGCCTGAAATCCAATCCAAAACGGAAGTAAATAGGCATATGATTTCGGTTGAACACCTTTTCCCATGTCTGCATTCACTTCTGGCAATGGACCTCTTGCCATTCTAGACTACACTAGAAGTCTAACGAAGCTAAGTTGGGTTAGACAAGtttggcagtcctttacagactcacttagccaattttaagtccattgtgataccacagtagtgacagactagggcctctggtgggaatctaACTCACCATCTACGCTGCGGCAATCCGAGCACGCCACCACTAGGCTACTGGGGCTAACTTATGACAACTCTTGTTAGGAAAAGCCCATTTTGATCTACTGGGCGTGAGGGGCGGTACTCTTGCTTGTTCCACAAAAACTCCTTTTTTCTCTCTCCGCTTTTAGGTCTGAGACTACCTGTACCATTTCTTTCTATCTTTAGACTATTCACATATGGTCTCATTGCTAGTCATATATCCTAACCTTCTTTCttattgccattttttttaggttttagTTCCTGCACAGATGCAAACTCTCCGACCGATACAATTTGTTCATCAGAATCTTCTGCGATGATGTGTAAATCCCACCTTCAGTACGATCAGCATAGTTCCGAGGAAGAGCTTGAAGTTATCAATGGACCTTCATCGGTGGCTGCGGCTGAGGCGGCGGCCCATGCGAGCACCAATGTGCTGACAACAGTGCGTGGCACATCATCGCTGATATCAGAACGTGGCACCTCATCGTTGGATCCCGATGAGTTGCAGGGAGAAGCAGCGGCATTAAAAAGGTCCAGTTCCACATTGGTGGAGAATCGTAAACGATCACTGGCACACAGTTCCGATGATGATGTGAGTATTAACGAGTTCTACCAAACTATGGTGAATAATGGAAAATGTCTTTCTTTGTTGTCTTTTCAGTTACGAAATTTCTTGGAACCGATTTTAACGCCTGTCAACTTTCGCACATCACCGCCTTTGGAGGCTTTCAAGCCGAATCGTAGCCACATGTATCGCTCGACAACGCCACTCATCTTGCAGGAGGCACGTTGTGGCATTGAAAATATTAAGTTATGTGATAATAGTGTTAATGATGAAAACGGTGGAGCAGCTGCATCAGGGATGGTGGGCAACAACGGCGATTCCTCGTGTGGGGCCATGGGTGCCAACGAGGAAGAAAATGCCGAAAATAATGCCGACAGCGCAATGGGCGGCGGTGGCCATCACAGCACCGGCAGCATTATCAAAATGAAGATGAGCGGCTCGACCAGCAGCCATCACATTTATCAACCTCAAGCCAagcataattttcattttaatagtTCGCGCAGTAGTCCTGCCTCCACGACTGGTCTCGATGTTGAGGTACGATCGGTTAGTCCACCAGCGAAACTCTTCCATTGTGCAATATCACCGAGACGCCGACCCATGCGCACACCACACAACTCACAGCGGTTGCAGAGACCGCACAGGCCatgtttagattttgataaaatgcaGCAGGTTAGTTTGTAATGTAGAGCCAAATCaaacagtaacaacaacaacaacaacaattaccatcaaaaacaaacacaacaacagcagcagcagcaacaacagtgCTATTATCAACAACACCACACCAACCAcccacaacagcaacagcaacaggagCAGCAAAGAATAACTACAACAGCAAGCATAATTTCTGAAACAAAtaatacagcaacaacaacaacaacagaaactaataacaacaacaataataataatttagcaACAATAATACGAtgtaactacaacaacaactactactacaactacagccgcaacagcaacaaaatgaaaattcccAGGAACAACTACAACTATTTCTGCAAGActaccaccaacaacaacaatgcatcAATAACAAAAGCAACGGAAACCGCAACAACATCAGAAATAACAGGATTATCAGCACCATCTACAACAAAAGCAGCAGAAACAATAACCACTTCAAGTATGGCGAGTGAATGTGTACCTAATATTCGGCAAAGGAatacgaaaataacaacaacagccacaACATTGTTTGAAGCAATCAAGGAAGAGGTGGAAGTTTGACAACGACAGCAACAACAagcattacaacaacaacaacagcagcagcagcaaccggAAGCCAAAAAGCGACGAAAAGGAAACACTTCAAATATCGATAACAACAACTCAACTCATAGTCACACCACATAGGAAACTAACAAACGCTAcagaagcaacaacaacaacaccacctccatcatcattattatcatcatcatcagcaccaACCGCCACAACATCCATCAAAACAACTACAGcatatttagatttttaatctaTTCCTATACAATTCGTGTTCTTACCCGTGTTCTTAGACTAAGCATTCACTTCaggttttaagttttttctttaTGCTATTTTAAGCCTAAAGGGGGCGGTATGCACCTTAAACGAATTTTTCGTTGCCTTAAGAAATGCAACCGAAATTTTCGGTTTGCTTTGTGTTATAGGGTGACATTGAAAgcattggaattttttttttttttggtttcattgTAAAGAAAACTTTTGCTTTGATAATATTTTCCAACACGCAATGGATTTATTTCCACAAAATAACGCTGAATATTGATAAGCGTGGGCAGATTGGCAAAACGAatgcatagtttttttttcaccatGTGTTTGCTACCGGCAATTTCGTTGGAGGTGCATACTAGGCCTAAGACTGAAAATCTAGCCGTACCCCAGAGTGAAGTCTTAATCGAACAAAAAAGGGAGGAGGTTCAATATTGTAGCTTTTTTCTACTAAATCTTGTGCTAGTGAACAGGGATCCTGTTTTATTTCTGCATTATGTCATAGTGCCAAACTGCAATAGTTTTCAGTTAATTTTATTCACTGATTAGTTATCGATAACAACCGATAAcacttaatttttctttatcgATATCAAGCAAAAACCATCGATAACACATACTTTGCACTGTTTAGCATCGTAATAAAACAGGcccatgtttacaaaatttttaaaaattacaaattgaatttttgttttgtatttgaaaCTATTTTGAAGCTCCAATTGTCGATCAAAATCGTATTTGCCAAAGCGTAGCCTATATTTTTGATCTTAAAGCCTTTAAGTAACAATTTCAcagattttaaatattttttataaaaaatggaaaacGTCTTGTTTCTATAAATTGTGCCTGCTCACATATGAAACGATCTAATATCGATTCCTTTCTGATAAAAATATAtcgatttttcatttttttgttttttttttttgtaaatattgatTTTGTAGAAAACAATGTGTTTTATGGACAAGTTATCGATTCTTTGAGGAGAGAGTTATCAACTTTTTCTGTGGAAAATGTATCCAtatttttctgtgaaaaaatAAGTAATGTTTTCTATGGGAAGAATATCCATTCtttctggaaaaaaatttaacgattttttctgataaaaaatcttaaaacattaaaaaaaaatgtgtgcgaaaaatcgtttttttttgttgaaaaatctTCGACTTTTTGTCGTAGTTCAAAATTATCGTTTCTTTTCTGATATTTTcttactaaaaaatttttaataattttttactaacaaaatttgtgattttttttactaaaaaatataattttttttcaacttaaaagttatcgatttttctaaatttatcgttttttttccaataaaaagtTATCGATTTTTCTGACCAACTAATTGTTAAAGTAAAAAATTATCGATACTCtggtaaaataatttaaatttcatagtaaatatttcgattttttttttgacacatTTCGATTctttttagttaaaatttagattttttagtaaaaatttagaTATGTTTTCTGAATAGAATTGTAATAGCAATCGATAATCGAGCAAaaacatttcgatttttttagtaaaaaaatttttatttttttagaaaaagatttgagtaaaatttttttatattgtctCAATAGAAATTTATTGGCAATCGATGATCGTTTATTGCGGTTGCAGTCCACAACCCATAAAACAAAGTTTTAAATCATACATCAGAAAAATCTCTTGAAGCTTAGTGCGAGTTTGTTTTTGTATAAGCAGGTCAGAatctatgctgatattttttttatggtcgATTTTTTTCTGAGTAAGAAGTTATCGATTTTTTCTGAGTTAAAAACTATCGATTTGTTTCCGATTCaacattatatatttttttctgctGAAAAATGtgtccatatatatctttggaTATCTAATTgatttattgttctatttaagtACTTGATAGAACGAAGTATGCGTTATCGATAGCTTAATAGAGCAACAATACTCGATAGCAATCAATAACAGTTCTATGCGATTGCAATCGGGTCATCGATAAGACaatgttttaaaatatatttctcAAAAATATGTTGAAACTAAGTGTGAATCAGTTTTTTTCCATAGACGGGTGAAAATATATGCTCAAGCTGAGTAACCATCGATAACAGTCGATAACTCTCCTTTTTGACTACCTTTTGCGAAGATAAATCTGATTCAATCCTTActcaattctttttttattattccatAACGTATGATCAAACGTTATCGAAAGATATCGATACATAGCTATCCAAAAAGATCGCCCTGTTGAGTTAACTTACTAGACCATCGTCTAATAacacgtttacattgaaatttgtatgatCTGGATTTGactaaatccaaaaataaatccTGTCCGTTTATACTGcgttttttggggatttaagtgacatacacaagcgtacatgcgtatacatgttgtgcatatcacacacacATCCAGACACAATTAccgaaaacagttgcatattttgctcattttatcgattattcagccatgagatcgagtttatttgggatttaaaaataaatgctgcaaaaatgttatttatttttgtatgatgAAACCTGGAAAAAAAATACAGGATTTAACACTTAAATCTCGAAAAagccataaatccggatttagtggccaatgtaaacgtactttaaaagttttttgatcatatcaagcatcataggcactcaaaaTTTGTGTAAAAGCCGGTGGCGCGCGGcctcccactgagactctccgctcaataccgcCGATTGTCCTCGACTACCGTTGCAAgtacttcgtatggagcattccactacgcaacctgtggacgtgctcGGTAGCTTGCATCTAAACTTCTCGTGATCgcaatgaacaccatacagatcgaacctcaatgttccagcctgtgtggtgctcacaactatcccgtgccggatTGCCAGTCGGTGTTACCATCTGATGTCAAACAAGCAGACTTGaactgtataaaatttttgcgttttattttggCCATTCACGGCTAAAATGCAGCAAGTATTGTTTTGTCTCAGTGCTATGGGTAATCCACAGTTATAACTCAATATCGATATAAATAGTTTATTAGATTATGCAGGATTTGTTACTCTGAATAGTT
The Stomoxys calcitrans chromosome 3, idStoCalc2.1, whole genome shotgun sequence genome window above contains:
- the LOC106087836 gene encoding uncharacterized protein LOC106087836 isoform X2, producing METSFSSCTDANSPTDTICSSESSAMMCKSHLQYDQHSSEEELEVINGPSSVAAAEAAAHASTNVLTTVRGTSSLISERGTSSLDPDELQGEAAALKRSSSTLVENRKRSLAHSSDDDLRNFLEPILTPVNFRTSPPLEAFKPNRSHMYRSTTPLILQEARCGIENIKLCDNSVNDENGGAAASGMVGNNGDSSCGAMGANEEENAENNADSAMGGGGHHSTGSIIKMKMSGSTSSHHIYQPQAKHNFHFNSSRSSPASTTGLDVEVRSVSPPAKLFHCAISPRRRPMRTPHNSQRLQRPHRPCLDFDKMQQSICGVLLMKWFEI
- the LOC106087836 gene encoding uncharacterized protein LOC106087836 isoform X1, which gives rise to MIKFVKHKQQPQQHHQQQQQQQPISSQQESSPYSVYTSSYKSAKNFFRKKGESNDSGTESDGDILDVDIKHHHHLELDMETSFSSCTDANSPTDTICSSESSAMMCKSHLQYDQHSSEEELEVINGPSSVAAAEAAAHASTNVLTTVRGTSSLISERGTSSLDPDELQGEAAALKRSSSTLVENRKRSLAHSSDDDLRNFLEPILTPVNFRTSPPLEAFKPNRSHMYRSTTPLILQEARCGIENIKLCDNSVNDENGGAAASGMVGNNGDSSCGAMGANEEENAENNADSAMGGGGHHSTGSIIKMKMSGSTSSHHIYQPQAKHNFHFNSSRSSPASTTGLDVEVRSVSPPAKLFHCAISPRRRPMRTPHNSQRLQRPHRPCLDFDKMQQVSL